A single region of the Fenollaria sporofastidiosus genome encodes:
- a CDS encoding PHP domain-containing protein, with the protein MNKIRLYGDYHTHTIYSSGTKGNLGRHASQTPEESAKKAYMMGLKELAITDHGLSHYMFGIKRSNLPVLRARIDKLNEEYNEKGLKILMGVEANLLDFNGTVDLDADIMDYLDIVLMGFHYGIKTNNFVEQMKLSLLPQISKPFKKWHEKITERVTDSYIKAIEKYPINIITHPGDKIDVNVVRLAKACKEHGVALEINSSHKNLSVKDLIKIKDIDVDLYVGSDAHKLERVGDVKEALRRANEAQIDIKRIKNIYVE; encoded by the coding sequence ATGAATAAAATTAGATTATATGGCGACTACCATACGCACACTATATACTCATCAGGAACTAAGGGCAATCTTGGAAGACATGCCTCACAAACGCCTGAAGAGAGTGCGAAGAAAGCATATATGATGGGTCTTAAGGAGCTTGCGATAACAGATCACGGCCTATCCCACTATATGTTTGGTATAAAAAGAAGCAACTTGCCAGTTCTTAGAGCAAGGATAGACAAGTTAAACGAGGAATATAACGAGAAGGGCCTTAAGATACTTATGGGTGTTGAAGCAAACCTACTTGACTTCAACGGCACTGTGGACCTTGACGCGGACATCATGGACTACCTTGACATCGTGCTTATGGGCTTTCACTACGGCATCAAGACGAATAATTTCGTAGAGCAGATGAAGCTCTCATTATTGCCGCAGATTTCAAAGCCATTCAAAAAGTGGCACGAAAAAATCACTGAAAGGGTTACCGACTCGTACATCAAGGCGATAGAGAAGTACCCTATAAACATCATTACTCACCCGGGTGACAAGATAGATGTCAATGTTGTTAGACTTGCAAAGGCATGCAAGGAGCACGGCGTTGCGCTAGAGATAAATTCATCGCACAAAAACCTTAGTGTTAAAGACTTAATCAAGATTAAGGATATAGATGTTGACTTATATGTTGGCTCGGACGCGCACAAACTAGAGCGTGTTGGCGATGTTAAAGAAGCATTAAGAAGAGCGAACGAAGCTCAAATTGATATTAAGAGAATTAAAAATATTTATGTAGAATAG